Proteins from a genomic interval of Papaver somniferum cultivar HN1 chromosome 4, ASM357369v1, whole genome shotgun sequence:
- the LOC113273705 gene encoding zinc finger A20 and AN1 domain-containing stress-associated protein 1-like: protein MNLCSKCYRDQLKTDEQSVLAKAAFEKSANPKKDLTAQAESVGSSDSTVAYETTASPSSASSDSATSSSNGKSGSVAKNRCFSCNKKLGLTAIKCKCGPVFCSAHRYPEKHSCEFNNKGVGRESLAKLNPQVKADKMIDRF from the coding sequence ATGAACTTATGTAGCAAGTGCTATAGGGATCAACTCAAGACAGATGAACAATCAGTTTTAGCCAAAGCGGCTTTCGAGAAATCTGCAAACCCTAAGAAAGATCTTACAGCCCAAGCAGAATCAGTTGGCTCGAGTGATTCTACTGTTGCATACGAGACTACGGCTTCGCCAAGTTCAGCATCGTCAGATTCAGCAACATCTAGTAGTAATGGAAAAAGTGGTTCTGTAGCGAAGAATAGATGTTTTAGTTGTAACAAGAAACTGGGATTGACAGCGATCAAGTGCAAGTGTGGACCAGTATTCTGCTCGGCTCACCGTTACCCGGAGAAGCATTCATGTGAGTTCAACAACAAGGGCGTTGGGAgagaatcacttgcaaaattGAATCCTCAAGTCAAGGCGGACAAGATGATTGACAGATTTTAA